DNA from Brassica napus cultivar Da-Ae chromosome C4, Da-Ae, whole genome shotgun sequence:
GTACACTCCATACTATTCACAGCCTTGATTGTCGGGCCAAAGCCCGATTTAAAACTCGAGCGAACTTTAGTGGTCCAGTACCAGAAAGAGGCCTTGAAGGCAAGAACCTGGTCTTGAGTCACTTTCTCTGGTGTAGCCAATAAGTCTCCCTCGTTCAGGTCTCTGCCACAAGGACCATAGTTGTAGTTCCAAGAGAGCTGGATCGCACCACGACCGTAGTAGCCCTTTCCTGGTACACATGGGAACTCTGTTTTTTCTGGGTTACAGTAATCTCCAGCTGCGGCCTTGGCTGGTCCACCAACTTCCTCAATGCCGCACATGACTGCAACAAGGTATATAACCAAATGATTAAAAAACGAATCCTAGTGGTAATCAAACTGATCACTAAATTAAAGAAAGGTGagagaaaaccctaatctctgcTTCTTTTTCGGCGGCCGCCGCCTCGTGCGGTCGCCGGATCCGCCTTTCGTCCTCTTGTGTGTCTATGTGTTTCTCTCAATCTCTTCTCTGTCCCCTTCGTTTTTCTGCAGTAGTGTCGTAGTGAATGAGTTTTTGCTTGAAGTTCAGATCCGGTGTTGCTCTCTTCAGATCTGGAAGTTTCCGGCGTTTGGAGTTGCTTGAGGATGACCTCTCTCTCTGTCGTGTTCGTCCTCTATTCTTGTTGCAGACTCTGCGATTGGTTTTCTCTGTTCCAGCTGGTGCTTCGTGGGTCTCACGATGGGTTGGGGTTCTAGGTTTCACCATTCGTGTAAGATTTGTGCTCTCTATTGGTTTGAGGTTCCTTTGTTGGTTCTCCGGGAGTTTCTGGCTCCTAGTGGAGAGATGGTTTTGTCGTTCGTTTCCGGTTCCTAATGGAGCTACGGTCTTTGTGTGTTTGTTGACTTGCTCTATCTCCTGCGACTTTCTGATTGGCAGGTTGGTTACATTTTCAGCGGCCACTGTTAGGTTATCATAAGCCATAATTAGTGAGAATTGTTCTTTTAGAGAAGGATCTCAAAAATTTGTGTTCTTTTCTAGCCACTACTGTGGATAAAAAAGGAGCCAGTTTAAAAGATCTGAGTTTGTGTTTTAACAATCTGTACCCTAATTTTGGATCTTCGATATCAAAGACAAATGGCACATAACTGTGTCATCTCCGTGATCTCATTTGTTCATGCTTAATACTTAAAACATGACATGGATTTTTAGTTCATCGCTAATAGTGTCACAAGTAGTCAC
Protein-coding regions in this window:
- the LOC106396326 gene encoding endochitinase CHI; its protein translation is MCGIEEVGGPAKAAAGDYCNPEKTEFPCVPGKGYYGRGAIQLSWNYNYGPCGRDLNEGDLLATPEKVTQDQVLAFKASFWYWTTKVRSSFKSGFGPTIKAVNSMECTGGGVPSDTAANRVKYFQDYCTKLDVLPGENLNC